In Vagococcus luciliae, one genomic interval encodes:
- a CDS encoding flotillin family protein, translating into MNLGIIAIGLVVFILIMLLIVFVSKYQTAKPDEALIISGSYLGNKNVHADNEGNRLKIVRGGGAFVLPVFQRSNRLSLLSSKLDVSTPDVYTEQGVPVMADGTSIIKIGSSVEEIATAAEQFLGKTREELENEAREVLEGHLRSILGSMTVEEIYQNRDKFSQSVQEVASVDLAKMGLVIVSFTIKEVRDKNGYLDSLGKPRIAQVKRDAEIAEAEASKETRIKKAQAEKESQEAELQRQTEIAEATKEKELKLAAYKQEQDIAKAKADQAYNLESAKAQQHVIEQEMEVKVIERQKQIELEEKEIQRRERQYDSEVKKKADADRYAKEQEALAEKATEVAEAEAQQFKVEAMAKANATQLRMEGQAEADAILAIGEAEAKAKEQIAEAFKQYGEAAVMSMIIEILPELVKQAAQPLGNIEKISVVDTGQGGENSGANRVTNYATNLLASTQETLKETTGLNVKDMLESFVAKKSE; encoded by the coding sequence ATGAATTTAGGGATTATTGCGATTGGACTTGTGGTGTTTATACTGATCATGTTATTGATTGTATTTGTATCAAAATATCAAACAGCTAAACCAGATGAGGCATTGATTATTAGTGGGAGCTATTTGGGAAATAAAAATGTTCATGCAGATAATGAAGGCAATCGTTTGAAAATTGTTCGTGGTGGAGGAGCATTTGTTTTACCAGTGTTTCAACGAAGCAATCGTTTAAGCTTACTATCTAGTAAATTAGATGTGTCAACACCTGACGTTTATACTGAACAAGGTGTACCAGTTATGGCTGATGGGACATCCATTATTAAAATCGGATCATCTGTTGAAGAAATTGCAACTGCAGCGGAACAATTTTTAGGTAAAACACGTGAAGAATTGGAAAATGAAGCTAGAGAAGTGTTAGAAGGACATTTACGTTCGATATTAGGATCAATGACAGTGGAAGAAATCTATCAAAATAGAGATAAGTTTTCTCAAAGTGTGCAAGAAGTTGCTAGTGTTGATTTAGCTAAAATGGGACTTGTGATTGTGTCATTTACTATTAAAGAAGTTCGTGATAAAAACGGCTATCTTGATTCATTAGGTAAACCTCGTATAGCTCAAGTTAAACGAGATGCAGAGATTGCTGAAGCTGAAGCAAGCAAAGAAACACGTATTAAAAAAGCTCAAGCAGAAAAAGAATCTCAAGAAGCAGAATTACAGCGCCAAACAGAAATTGCTGAAGCAACGAAAGAAAAAGAATTAAAATTAGCAGCTTACAAGCAAGAACAGGATATTGCTAAAGCCAAAGCTGATCAAGCCTATAACTTAGAAAGTGCCAAAGCACAACAACACGTTATCGAACAAGAGATGGAAGTTAAAGTCATTGAGCGTCAAAAACAAATTGAATTAGAAGAAAAAGAAATTCAACGCCGTGAACGTCAATACGACTCAGAAGTGAAGAAAAAAGCCGACGCTGATCGTTATGCTAAAGAACAAGAAGCACTAGCAGAAAAAGCAACAGAAGTAGCTGAAGCCGAAGCACAACAATTTAAAGTGGAGGCAATGGCTAAAGCAAATGCTACTCAACTTAGAATGGAAGGTCAAGCTGAAGCGGATGCTATTTTAGCTATAGGTGAAGCTGAAGCGAAAGCGAAAGAGCAAATTGCTGAAGCCTTTAAACAATACGGGGAAGCTGCTGTTATGAGTATGATTATTGAAATATTACCTGAATTAGTGAAACAAGCAGCACAGCCATTAGGAAATATAGAAAAAATCTCTGTTGTGGATACTGGACAAGGTGGAGAAAATAGTGGGGCAAATCGTGTCACAAATTATGCAACCAACCTTTTAGCGTCTACTCAAGAAACACTAAAAGAAACAACAGGATTAAATGTTAAGGATATGTTAGAATCATTTGTCGCAAAAAAAAGTGAATAA